Proteins from one Malania oleifera isolate guangnan ecotype guangnan chromosome 4, ASM2987363v1, whole genome shotgun sequence genomic window:
- the LOC131153159 gene encoding GDSL esterase/lipase LTL1-like, whose translation MMQCSSMVGLGSSSRRRWMAAGLLVVVLLHAAAVGVQGRAFFVFGDSLVDNGNNNYLLTSARADAPPYGIDYPTHRATGRFSNGLNIPDIISERMGSESTLPYLSPELTGERLLVGANFASAGIGILNDTGIQFVNIIRIFKQLEYFQQYQQRLSAVVGAEEAQRVVNQGLVLMTLGGNDFVNNYYLVPFSARSRQFTLPDYVRYLISEYRKVLRRLYDLGGRRVLVTGTGPLGCVPAERALRSRAGECAVELQRASNLFNPQLFQMVDSLNSEIGADVFIGADPFASDFNFVNNPQAFGFVTSQVACCGQGRYNGLGLCTPLSNLCPNRDIYAFWDAFHPSERANRFIVDNIFTGSAQHMKPMNLSTILALDSASRT comes from the exons ATGATGCAGTGCTCCTCGATGGTGGGTTTGGGTTCTAGCAGCCGCCGCCGGTGGATGGCCGCGGGGTTGCTGGTGGTGGTGCTGCTGCATGCGGCTGCGGTGGGGGTGCAGGGTCGGGCATTCTTCGTGTTCGGAGACTCGCTGGTGGACAACGGGAACAATAACTACCTCCTCACCAGCGCCCGCGCCGACGCCCCTCCTTACGGCATTGACTATCCCACCCACAGAGCCACCGGCCGTTTCTCCAACGGCCTAAATATCCCTGACATTATCA GTGAGAGAATGGGGTCGGAGTCCACATTGCCGTACTTGAGCCCAGAGCTGACAGGTGAAAGACTCCTTGTTGGCGCTAATTTTGCTTCAGCAGGGATTGGAATCCTCAATGACACCGGCATTCAGTTT GTAAACATAATCAGAATCTTCAAACAGCTGGAGTACTTCCAGCAGTACCAGCAGAGGCTGAGCGCCGTGGTTGGGGCGGAGGAGGCCCAGAGGGTGGTCAACCAAGGGCTGGTGCTGATGACACTTGGCGGCAACGACTTCGTCAACAACTACTACTTGGTTCCCTTCTCCGCCCGATCTCGCCAGTTCACTCTCCCCGACTACGTCCGCTACCTCATCTCCGAGTATCGCAAAGTTCTCAGG AGATTGTATGACCTGGGAGGACGGAGGGTGCTAGTGACGGGGACGGGGCCGTTGGGGTGCGTCCCGGCGGAGCGAGCATTGCGCAGCAGAGCCGGAGAGTGCGCGGTGGAGCTGCAGCGAGCCTCCAACCTGTTCAACCCACAGCTCTTCCAAATGGTGGACTCCCTCAATTCTGAAATCGGCGCCGACGTCTTCATCGGCGCCGACCCTTTTGCCTCCGACTTCAACTTCGTCAACAATCCTCAAGCTTTTG GATTTGTAACATCACAGGTGGCATGCTGTGGACAAGGACGTTACAATGGGCTGGGACTATGCACCCCGCTGTCAAACCTATGCCCTAACAGAGACATCTACGCCTTCTGGGATGCCTTCCATCCCAGCGAAAGGGCCAACAGGTTCATCGTGGACAACATCTTCACTGGCTCAGCTCAGCACATGAAGCCCATGAACCTCAGCACCATATTGGCCTTGGATTCTGCTTCACGGACATGA